The genomic region ATTATGTCTGGAATCGGCAAGTCTTATTTCGATCAGGCCAGTACAACTTTTTGAAATTTGTTATGGATATCCAGAAGAAAATGTCATTCAGAAATTAAAAAATGATTACGACTTGAAGATATTGGAATCAGAATATTTGGAGAATATCCGGTTAAGAGTTGCATGTAGTCTCAATACAACTAATATACTCGAAGAAAATCTTAAAGGATTGGAGCATTTAGGAATTAATTTTAGCAAGCTCGAAAAATCGTTTCTCTGATGACTGTAAAACTACTTTACCTCACACAGATAAAACTCGAAGTTCCGCAGATCTTTGTGTTATCAGCGTTAACTCTGTGGAACTCAGCGTGAACAAATAGTTTTAAAAGAATCCGATCTGCATTTCAAAATGCACCTTACCCATCAAACCCCTATTTTCAGAAAAAAGAATGTTATGAAGATCTATACCAAAAAAGGCGATAGCGGCGAAACTTCACTTTTTGGCGGACAGCGAGTCTCCAAAAGCTCCAAGCGTATCGATTCTTACGGAACCGTGGATGAACTAAATTCTATTTTGGGAATGGCCATTTCATTCGGAGTTTCTAAAAAAGGCGCTGAATTTCTGGAAACCATACAGCAACAATTATTCGTATTAGGAGCGGATCTTGCCACACCGGCTTCAAAAGATGTGCGGATCGAACGCATTGGTCACAGTGAAGTGGAATTCCTCGAGAAAGCCATTGATGAGATGGAAGAAGAGCTGGAACCGCTTAAAAACTTCATCTTGCCCGGTGGAGCTAATGCCGGAGCTACCCTTCACTTTGCACGCACCGTTTGCCGCAGAGCAGAACGAATTACCGTTGAATGTCGCCATGAAGAAGAAATTTCCGAAGTGGCCATCATGTATATCAACCGGCTTTCTGATTTCTTATTTGTCCTGGCCCGATATGAGAACAAACAGGCCGGTACCCGGGAAACCGGATGGATTCCTGAACGATCCAAGTAAATTTTACAGAATTCAAATTTCAAACACAGACTATTTAAATGGCATTAATGATTTCCGTCTCGGGTATCCGGGGCATTTTCGGAACCGACCTCACCCCTCAAAATCTAGCGAAATTCACTGCTGCTTACGGCACATGGCTTAAAGGAGGTACCGTAGTTGTCGGGCGGGATTCCCGCGTTACCGGAAAGATCTGTGAAGATATTGTAGCTGCCACCCTCGCCAGTGTAGGATGTGATGTCATTAAGGTTGGGATAGTCCCAACACCAACAGTGGCTATGGGCGTTCTGAAGCATAACGCAGCCGGAGGGATTATCATCTCTGCCAGCCATAATCCTGCCGAATGGAATGCTCTTAAATTATTGAACGAAAAGAG from Gracilimonas sp. harbors:
- a CDS encoding cob(I)yrinic acid a,c-diamide adenosyltransferase, encoding MKIYTKKGDSGETSLFGGQRVSKSSKRIDSYGTVDELNSILGMAISFGVSKKGAEFLETIQQQLFVLGADLATPASKDVRIERIGHSEVEFLEKAIDEMEEELEPLKNFILPGGANAGATLHFARTVCRRAERITVECRHEEEISEVAIMYINRLSDFLFVLARYENKQAGTRETGWIPERSK